A part of Dehalogenimonas sp. W genomic DNA contains:
- a CDS encoding flavodoxin family protein gives MKVIGLSGSPRLGGNTEQLLYEVLRGARSCGADTRVMEIADMDIAGCTHCDYCRRTGECKINDDMDKVYDALREADRIVVASPLHFMSVTAQLKAAIDRCQCLWVRKYEMKLPPLEPDKARKGLFVSVGGRSTKTLFDAARTTVKALFVVLDIEYAGELLFAEVDEAGAIAAVPDALAQAFEAGCKLVE, from the coding sequence ATGAAGGTCATCGGTCTGTCCGGCAGCCCGCGGCTGGGCGGCAACACCGAGCAACTGCTGTACGAGGTCTTACGCGGCGCCCGCAGTTGCGGCGCCGACACCAGGGTGATGGAAATCGCCGATATGGACATTGCCGGCTGTACTCACTGTGATTACTGCCGCCGCACCGGTGAATGCAAGATCAACGATGACATGGACAAGGTGTATGACGCCTTGCGCGAAGCCGACCGGATCGTGGTGGCCTCACCGCTGCACTTTATGTCCGTCACCGCGCAGCTCAAAGCCGCTATTGACCGCTGCCAGTGCCTGTGGGTCAGAAAATACGAAATGAAACTGCCGCCGTTGGAACCGGACAAGGCGCGCAAGGGTTTATTTGTATCCGTGGGCGGGCGCAGCACCAAAACCCTGTTTGACGCGGCGCGCACCACGGTGAAGGCCCTGTTCGTGGTGCTTGATATTGAGTATGCCGGCGAACTGCTCTTTGCCGAAGTGGATGAGGCCGGGGCGATTGCCGCTGTCCCCGATGCGCTGGCACAGGCTTTTGAAGCCGGGTGTAAGCTGGTAGAATAG
- a CDS encoding flavin reductase family protein encodes MAKIKLGPQSLLYPMPALLVGAQVNGKPNFITVAWGGIACGDPPMISVAIRHTRHSLKGILENKCFSVNVPGADLVKEVDYCGIVSGAKVDKVAACNFKVTTGKLCGAPLIDQCPVNLECELYHTIALGSHVLVIGRITETHISEDCLTNGRPDVTKINPLIYTTAQSEYQTLGDVVGKAFSVGNELKE; translated from the coding sequence ATGGCGAAGATTAAACTCGGACCTCAGTCACTGCTGTACCCCATGCCGGCCCTGCTGGTGGGGGCTCAGGTCAACGGCAAACCCAATTTTATTACCGTGGCCTGGGGCGGCATTGCCTGCGGCGACCCGCCGATGATATCCGTGGCCATCCGCCACACCCGTCACAGTCTGAAGGGCATCCTGGAAAATAAGTGCTTTTCCGTCAACGTACCCGGTGCTGACCTGGTCAAAGAGGTAGATTATTGCGGCATTGTTTCCGGCGCCAAGGTAGACAAAGTGGCCGCCTGTAATTTCAAGGTAACCACCGGCAAACTCTGCGGCGCACCGCTGATTGACCAGTGCCCGGTCAACCTGGAATGCGAACTGTACCACACCATCGCTCTGGGCAGTCACGTACTGGTCATCGGCCGTATCACTGAAACCCATATATCAGAAGATTGCCTGACCAACGGCCGTCCGGACGTTACCAAGATCAATCCGTTGATTTACACCACCGCCCAGTCTGAGTACCAGACGCTGGGTGATGTTGTCGGCAAGGCCTTCAGCGTCGGCAACGAACTCAAGGAATAG
- the dnaJ gene encoding molecular chaperone DnaJ produces the protein MATKRDYYEVLGIARGASDDQIKKAFRKLAFQYHPDRNKEADAEAKFKEINEAYSVLSDADKRAGYDRFGHAGANGGPFGGGGGGGFEDFGFGGGGGLGEIFETFFGGMGGMGRQAPRRGTDLNYRISITLEEASTGIEREINIQRVEACETCKGSGAKEGTSPTKCAECGGQGKVYQIQRSVFGRFTNVVTCPSCRGEGQTISDPCPKCKGQGRERVSRTVKVRVPPGIDNGNQIRMSGGGNLGDRGGGAGDLYITVNVAVHKLFKRDGDNVIHELGINFAQAALGVDLEVPTLYGPAKLKVPAGVQTGKVIRLKGKGMPMLKKEGAFGDEWVEIKVITPEKLNRKQKKLFEELAASLGTPAEVEAEVAE, from the coding sequence ATGGCAACAAAACGAGATTATTACGAAGTGCTGGGCATTGCCCGCGGCGCTTCTGATGACCAGATAAAAAAGGCCTTCCGCAAACTGGCCTTCCAATACCATCCCGACCGCAACAAGGAAGCGGATGCCGAAGCCAAATTCAAAGAGATCAACGAAGCTTATTCCGTCCTGAGCGATGCTGATAAGCGTGCCGGCTATGACCGTTTCGGCCATGCCGGTGCCAACGGCGGTCCTTTCGGGGGCGGTGGCGGCGGCGGTTTTGAGGACTTTGGTTTTGGCGGCGGCGGCGGCCTGGGTGAAATCTTTGAGACTTTCTTCGGCGGTATGGGCGGCATGGGACGTCAGGCACCCCGCCGCGGCACCGACCTGAACTATCGCATCAGTATTACACTGGAAGAGGCATCTACCGGCATTGAACGGGAAATCAACATCCAGCGGGTGGAAGCCTGCGAAACCTGCAAGGGCAGCGGCGCCAAGGAAGGGACCTCACCGACCAAGTGTGCCGAGTGCGGCGGCCAGGGAAAGGTTTACCAGATACAACGCAGCGTCTTCGGTCGGTTTACCAATGTCGTCACCTGCCCCAGTTGCCGCGGTGAAGGCCAGACCATCAGTGACCCCTGCCCGAAATGCAAAGGCCAGGGGCGGGAGCGCGTATCCCGCACGGTCAAGGTCAGAGTGCCGCCAGGGATAGACAACGGCAATCAAATCAGGATGTCCGGCGGCGGCAACCTGGGCGACCGCGGCGGAGGGGCCGGGGATCTGTATATCACGGTTAACGTGGCGGTCCATAAACTGTTCAAACGCGACGGCGACAATGTCATCCATGAACTGGGCATAAACTTTGCTCAGGCAGCCCTGGGGGTGGATCTGGAAGTGCCGACGCTGTACGGACCGGCCAAACTTAAGGTACCGGCCGGAGTTCAAACCGGCAAGGTCATCCGGCTCAAAGGCAAAGGCATGCCGATGCTGAAAAAAGAAGGGGCCTTTGGTGACGAGTGGGTGGAGATTAAGGTTATCACCCCGGAGAAACTGAACCGCAAGCAGAAGAAGCTGTTTGAGGAGTTGGCGGCTTCCCTGGGTACGCCGGCCGAGGTTGAGGCCGAAGTCGCCGAATAA
- a CDS encoding reductive dehalogenase, whose protein sequence is MTKFHHTVSRRDFMKGIGLTGVGLGGAALAGPQFHDLDEMMASAVDIKHPWFVRQREAYNPTADVDWNLIKPYTLGNHGYNFGVKSGDGQAEKRAAWQAQQLKANAPGNSLKDVAFSAGASFLSFGAGLTSVPWYGIDVTTPEQRGVARWSGTAEENAKLVRAAMHFYGSPRQGFLAFNQRFIDLSVRANALRIENTDQPYADGSTKVIPQSCKSAIIYVVKQPMEMSNFGDHTAPKLEYSSALNIGATIGYAMGPIIQNRTQRFLKSLGYHALTGLESYNVANGVMAGLSELSRNAHNCTPQEGTLIRYTPSIVTDLPLPETTPIDAGMYKFCYQCKTCAEVCPWGSIPMDTEPVWEANDAGPNGEANVWNRPGYKRWPMNFAKCHGCNFCDANCVFSQKNLASVHTTIRAVVANTSLFNGFFAQMDRAFGYGDSTDYEGWWNRDLSNWRHDTVLGAGTDDWA, encoded by the coding sequence GTGACTAAATTTCATCATACAGTATCACGTCGGGATTTTATGAAAGGAATAGGCCTGACCGGAGTCGGTCTCGGCGGCGCTGCTCTGGCAGGACCCCAGTTCCATGACCTTGACGAAATGATGGCTTCAGCGGTGGATATTAAACATCCCTGGTTCGTGCGGCAACGGGAGGCCTACAATCCCACCGCCGATGTGGATTGGAACCTTATTAAGCCCTATACTCTGGGCAATCATGGTTATAACTTTGGAGTTAAGTCCGGTGATGGTCAGGCGGAAAAACGCGCCGCCTGGCAGGCCCAGCAACTCAAAGCCAACGCTCCCGGCAACAGCCTCAAAGATGTGGCTTTTTCCGCCGGCGCCAGTTTTCTCAGTTTTGGAGCCGGCCTGACGTCTGTTCCCTGGTATGGCATTGACGTTACTACTCCGGAGCAACGAGGTGTGGCACGTTGGTCGGGGACTGCGGAGGAGAATGCCAAACTCGTCCGGGCAGCCATGCATTTCTATGGTTCTCCCCGCCAGGGTTTCCTGGCGTTCAATCAGCGGTTTATTGACCTTTCCGTACGGGCCAATGCGTTAAGAATTGAAAATACCGATCAGCCTTATGCTGATGGCTCCACAAAAGTCATCCCCCAATCCTGTAAATCGGCGATTATTTATGTCGTTAAACAGCCCATGGAAATGTCCAATTTCGGCGATCATACGGCGCCTAAGCTGGAATATTCCTCTGCTTTGAACATCGGGGCTACCATCGGTTACGCTATGGGCCCCATTATCCAGAACCGGACTCAAAGATTCCTGAAGTCGCTTGGTTATCACGCTTTGACCGGACTGGAATCTTATAACGTGGCAAATGGTGTCATGGCAGGTTTGTCGGAACTCAGCCGTAACGCCCATAACTGCACCCCGCAGGAAGGCACACTAATCAGATACACTCCGAGTATTGTTACCGACCTGCCGCTACCGGAAACCACCCCGATTGACGCCGGCATGTACAAGTTCTGCTACCAGTGTAAAACCTGCGCTGAAGTCTGCCCCTGGGGCAGTATTCCCATGGATACCGAACCGGTCTGGGAAGCTAATGACGCGGGTCCGAACGGAGAGGCGAATGTCTGGAACCGACCGGGCTACAAACGCTGGCCGATGAACTTCGCGAAGTGTCATGGATGTAATTTCTGTGACGCCAACTGCGTTTTCAGCCAGAAGAATTTAGCCTCGGTCCATACTACCATCCGGGCAGTAGTGGCCAATACGTCGCTATTCAACGGCTTTTTTGCCCAGATGGATCGGGCTTTTGGTTATGGTGATTCCACAGACTACGAAGGTTGGTGGAATCGTGACCTTTCCAACTGGCGGCATGATACCGTCCTTGGCGCCGGCACCGACGACTGGGCGTAA
- a CDS encoding YkgJ family cysteine cluster protein — protein sequence MKDPKEFTPEKPDLLSAVRNIVARETDHSASPIPESVGRAEEPHDGLTRSQLEQHWDQEAAQFGVERIMGVPSLRFNWRTAGVAQKRLMTFLPFYLVSRFLKCQGCSQCCRPNFLYWDKGIVLSRDEALRLKHLCKLEKRNGKTIMKYPCPLLNGKRCSHYKLRPAGCRFFPFNKWQDEATGEEGLGILMHCPAAKEFYVTVNLFMLRLHRFMQDRAEAGGDGFNFEELDGLSADFSPNKISPEDLRYMVLKAEAVR from the coding sequence TTGAAAGACCCGAAAGAATTTACACCTGAAAAACCTGACCTCCTGAGCGCCGTCAGGAATATTGTTGCCAGGGAGACAGATCACTCAGCCTCACCGATTCCGGAATCCGTCGGTAGGGCTGAGGAACCGCATGATGGGTTGACTCGGTCTCAGCTTGAACAGCATTGGGACCAGGAGGCGGCGCAATTCGGAGTTGAGCGGATCATGGGGGTGCCATCGCTCCGGTTTAACTGGCGTACTGCCGGTGTCGCCCAAAAACGGTTGATGACCTTTCTCCCATTCTACCTGGTTTCCCGATTCCTGAAATGTCAGGGTTGCAGCCAGTGCTGTCGGCCTAATTTTTTATACTGGGATAAAGGGATTGTCTTATCCCGGGATGAGGCTCTGCGGCTCAAGCACCTGTGCAAGCTGGAAAAGCGCAACGGCAAAACCATCATGAAATACCCCTGTCCGTTATTGAACGGCAAGCGTTGCAGCCATTATAAGCTGCGCCCGGCCGGTTGCCGCTTCTTCCCATTCAATAAATGGCAGGACGAGGCCACCGGGGAAGAAGGATTGGGCATACTGATGCATTGTCCAGCCGCCAAAGAATTCTATGTCACCGTCAACCTCTTCATGCTGCGTTTGCACCGGTTTATGCAGGATAGGGCTGAGGCCGGAGGGGATGGTTTTAACTTTGAAGAACTGGACGGACTGAGCGCGGATTTCTCACCCAATAAAATCAGTCCGGAAGATTTACGGTATATGGTTTTGAAGGCGGAAGCCGTGCGGTAA
- a CDS encoding YkgJ family cysteine cluster protein: MNLTAAALASSWGENGASHGFTGVMVIPSSVRGQELWGLAVQSAFLPLFLTAMFHKCQNCGQCCRAFDSKLARGVEITREEAQALSPFARVTKRSGQHLLKYPCALQKNNKCTQYLRRPYCCRAFPVVNEGNPEGMVSLSIYMACPAGKETYVTTSLFLQVLRQRVISVGQFSRAITLADMEELAGTFKPNEISCSDKAYVMKTAGEMGLR; the protein is encoded by the coding sequence ATGAACTTAACCGCGGCGGCCCTGGCATCATCTTGGGGAGAAAATGGGGCATCACACGGTTTTACCGGCGTGATGGTCATTCCGTCATCTGTCCGGGGCCAGGAACTTTGGGGCCTGGCCGTTCAGTCAGCCTTTCTGCCTCTATTTCTGACTGCCATGTTTCACAAATGCCAAAATTGCGGACAGTGCTGTCGGGCATTTGATTCCAAACTTGCCCGGGGGGTGGAAATTACCCGTGAGGAAGCCCAGGCGCTTTCACCTTTTGCCCGTGTGACTAAAAGGTCCGGACAGCACCTGCTTAAATACCCGTGCGCTTTACAAAAGAACAATAAGTGTACTCAATACCTGCGCCGGCCATATTGCTGCCGGGCATTCCCGGTTGTAAATGAGGGCAATCCCGAAGGGATGGTTTCTTTGTCCATATACATGGCTTGCCCCGCCGGCAAGGAAACTTATGTCACCACCTCACTTTTCCTTCAGGTACTCAGGCAAAGGGTGATTAGCGTCGGCCAGTTCAGCCGAGCTATTACATTAGCCGATATGGAGGAATTAGCTGGAACTTTTAAGCCGAACGAAATCTCCTGCAGTGATAAAGCCTACGTCATGAAAACCGCCGGTGAGATGGGGTTAAGATAA
- a CDS encoding twin-arginine translocation signal domain-containing protein, producing MSKFHTTVNRREFMKGLGLAGAGIGAAALVAPNFKDIDELAASHSGNFKHAWWVREREAYNPTVDVDWDQIKPWKRGPTNPKQTPKYLEQSAYNKATYTDVWTAEKLEGYDIKFSALKSAANYWKGTNPDDLGWTKVDSADRWTGTPEEGAGIIRAAMSYLGSPEVHFLKIDDKTRSLFTKDASTQDIEDGKCKNIILSLNRKDIALSRRGGNDPYSYSHTGVVARRMQTFLNGLGYNCLPVPNPSNVAFSVLAGGAELSRIDHGCSPRFGMGMKTWNIYATDMDLPAENPIDAGITKFCYTCKVCAEICEMQALGVNALSMETEPTWDLPNNLPAADGSTADYKRPGVKKWFADYAYCTCILRCWTQCTFNQLNHAFAHDLIRASIPYTTVMNGFYSQMDRLFDYGVKTYEEIPEGIETWWNRDLGTWIHDTQEAGDNVQ from the coding sequence ATGAGCAAATTTCATACTACGGTAAATCGCCGGGAATTCATGAAAGGTCTGGGGCTGGCAGGTGCCGGTATCGGCGCGGCTGCCCTGGTAGCGCCGAATTTCAAGGATATTGATGAACTAGCTGCTTCACACTCTGGTAACTTCAAGCATGCCTGGTGGGTAAGAGAGCGCGAAGCCTATAATCCGACAGTTGATGTTGATTGGGATCAAATCAAGCCATGGAAACGAGGCCCGACCAATCCAAAACAAACGCCGAAGTATCTGGAACAATCGGCATATAACAAAGCAACGTACACAGATGTCTGGACTGCAGAAAAGTTGGAAGGTTACGATATCAAATTCAGCGCCTTAAAGAGTGCGGCAAATTACTGGAAAGGTACCAATCCCGATGATTTAGGTTGGACGAAGGTTGATAGTGCCGATAGATGGACGGGGACCCCGGAAGAAGGGGCTGGTATCATCCGCGCGGCGATGAGTTATCTAGGGTCGCCTGAAGTACATTTTCTCAAAATAGATGATAAAACCCGCAGTCTTTTTACAAAAGATGCCTCTACCCAAGACATTGAAGACGGTAAATGCAAGAATATCATTTTGTCTCTAAATCGTAAGGATATTGCCTTGTCACGCCGTGGTGGTAACGATCCCTATAGTTACAGCCATACCGGCGTTGTAGCCCGACGTATGCAGACATTCTTGAATGGTTTGGGCTACAATTGTCTCCCGGTTCCCAACCCTTCCAATGTAGCTTTTTCGGTTCTGGCAGGTGGTGCAGAACTGAGCCGTATTGATCATGGTTGTAGTCCTAGATTCGGTATGGGTATGAAGACGTGGAATATTTACGCAACCGATATGGATTTACCAGCTGAGAATCCGATTGATGCCGGCATTACTAAGTTCTGTTACACTTGCAAGGTCTGCGCTGAGATTTGTGAAATGCAGGCACTTGGGGTTAATGCCCTTTCAATGGAAACTGAGCCGACCTGGGACCTGCCTAACAATCTTCCGGCTGCCGATGGTAGTACCGCCGACTACAAGCGTCCCGGCGTCAAGAAATGGTTCGCCGACTATGCATACTGTACCTGCATATTGAGGTGCTGGACACAATGTACCTTCAACCAATTGAATCATGCTTTTGCCCACGATCTGATCAGGGCATCAATCCCATATACCACCGTTATGAACGGTTTCTATTCCCAGATGGATCGTCTCTTTGATTATGGCGTTAAAACCTATGAAGAGATCCCCGAGGGTATTGAAACCTGGTGGAATCGGGATCTTGGAACGTGGATTCATGACACCCAGGAAGCAGGTGACAACGTCCAGTAG
- a CDS encoding reductive dehalogenase: protein MTKFHTTVNRRDFIKGLGLAGAGIGAASLVAPQFQDMDELIGAPEANFRHAWWVKQREAYNPTVDVDWDQIVQWKRGPTNPKQTPWFLAKAISDATNITDKLDKGKWGRPFKALQAGSSDTLGTAPSQFTKLEATEKWQGTPEEAANIIRAGMSYLGSPETHFLRIDEKTRKLFQKDSSTADLEAGNCKSILVSMVQKDTALGRRGGADPFGYSHRSVIQNRMIKFITNLGYNCVSVPQPSNSAFGVLSGSSELSRIDHACSPRFGMAIKVHNIYATDLELPEEKPIDAGITRFCHTCKVCAENCELQGDGVSALSMETEPTWDLPTRLPASDGNVADYKRVGVKKWFADYAYCRCIHACWQDCTFNQLNHAFAHDLIRATIPQTGIFNSFFASMDRLFEYGSKPTELSPAGYARTVEGVETWWKRDLVTWPHDVRPGGDNLL from the coding sequence ATGACCAAATTTCATACTACGGTAAATCGCAGAGATTTTATTAAAGGTCTCGGTCTGGCTGGTGCCGGCATCGGCGCTGCATCTCTGGTCGCGCCTCAATTCCAGGACATGGACGAGCTGATTGGTGCGCCTGAGGCTAATTTTCGGCATGCCTGGTGGGTTAAACAACGTGAAGCATATAACCCGACCGTTGACGTTGACTGGGACCAGATAGTCCAGTGGAAGCGCGGTCCTACCAATCCTAAGCAGACACCTTGGTTTTTAGCTAAAGCGATATCGGATGCTACGAATATTACTGATAAGCTTGATAAGGGGAAATGGGGACGCCCATTCAAAGCGTTGCAAGCGGGTTCAAGTGATACTCTGGGTACGGCTCCATCTCAATTCACCAAATTAGAGGCTACCGAAAAGTGGCAGGGCACTCCGGAAGAAGCGGCTAATATCATCCGCGCTGGCATGAGTTATCTGGGCTCACCGGAAACCCATTTTCTTAGAATTGACGAAAAGACCCGAAAACTCTTCCAGAAAGATTCATCTACGGCTGATCTGGAAGCTGGCAACTGTAAATCCATTTTAGTTTCAATGGTTCAGAAAGACACTGCTTTAGGCCGTCGTGGTGGAGCTGATCCTTTCGGCTACAGTCACCGCAGTGTCATTCAAAACCGGATGATTAAATTCATCACCAATCTTGGGTATAATTGTGTCAGTGTTCCCCAGCCGTCAAATTCAGCCTTTGGTGTTTTGTCCGGCAGCTCAGAGCTCAGTCGTATCGATCATGCTTGTAGCCCTAGATTCGGCATGGCTATTAAGGTCCATAATATTTATGCGACGGATCTTGAATTACCTGAGGAGAAACCTATTGATGCCGGCATCACGCGGTTCTGCCATACCTGCAAGGTTTGTGCAGAGAATTGTGAACTGCAAGGGGACGGAGTAAGTGCCCTGTCCATGGAAACTGAACCGACCTGGGATTTGCCGACCCGACTGCCTGCTTCAGACGGCAATGTCGCCGACTATAAACGGGTTGGCGTCAAGAAATGGTTTGCTGACTATGCTTATTGTCGGTGTATCCATGCCTGCTGGCAGGACTGCACCTTCAACCAGTTGAACCATGCCTTTGCGCATGATCTGATTCGAGCCACCATACCGCAGACTGGGATTTTTAACAGTTTCTTCGCCAGTATGGATCGGCTGTTTGAATACGGGAGCAAGCCGACTGAATTGTCACCTGCCGGTTACGCCCGAACTGTAGAAGGCGTTGAAACTTGGTGGAAACGTGATCTGGTCACCTGGCCGCATGATGTCAGGCCGGGTGGTGATAACCTGCTATAA
- a CDS encoding radical SAM protein: MNDKLIGCENTMAGFGLPGVTQIDKSVGVTPRTTNIYHVTYSPEAHQMVLFFWGCNLACRGCYRQKNIYSLMLKEYIGAANEEPGDITASPTKFLEFDEVIKLFEGREIKHVVMEGAEAALDPLYPEIARTLHEKFGTHNILLTNALQLPGDLSHTDSVEIALKSIDDDLHIAYTGKSNKKILENFKKLHASGMKLIVESVYIPGLVGIEETEQMAEFVAGVDRTIPYIVLPYIRTGCNPWRRPTPADMEKVAAAARKYLDNVFCVQGDEQPIYETIKLF, encoded by the coding sequence ATGAATGACAAATTAATCGGTTGTGAAAACACCATGGCTGGTTTTGGCCTGCCCGGTGTCACTCAGATTGATAAATCCGTGGGTGTGACGCCCCGGACAACCAATATTTATCATGTTACCTATTCCCCGGAAGCCCATCAGATGGTGCTGTTTTTCTGGGGCTGTAATCTGGCTTGCCGTGGCTGTTACCGTCAGAAAAATATTTACAGCCTGATGCTGAAAGAATACATCGGGGCGGCGAATGAGGAACCAGGTGATATCACCGCGTCGCCGACGAAATTCCTGGAATTTGATGAGGTTATTAAGCTGTTTGAAGGGCGTGAAATCAAACATGTGGTCATGGAAGGTGCCGAGGCGGCGCTTGACCCGTTGTATCCCGAAATCGCCCGTACTCTGCATGAAAAATTCGGGACCCACAATATCCTGCTGACCAATGCGTTGCAACTGCCGGGCGATCTCAGCCACACTGATTCTGTGGAAATTGCGCTTAAATCCATTGATGATGATTTGCATATCGCCTACACTGGTAAGTCCAATAAAAAAATATTGGAGAATTTCAAAAAATTACACGCCTCCGGCATGAAACTGATTGTTGAATCGGTTTATATTCCGGGTTTGGTGGGCATTGAAGAGACTGAACAGATGGCAGAATTTGTTGCCGGTGTTGACCGAACCATACCCTATATAGTGTTGCCTTATATCAGGACGGGTTGTAATCCCTGGCGGCGGCCGACCCCTGCAGATATGGAAAAAGTGGCCGCGGCGGCGCGGAAATATCTGGACAACGTGTTCTGCGTCCAGGGGGATGAGCAACCTATTTATGAAACGATAAAACTCTTTTAA
- a CDS encoding SprT family zinc-dependent metalloprotease, translating into MTHNETFLLIRSSRRTLALEIKPDASLVVRAPRRTPLDQVRCFVEKHAEWIDRKQTIALTRPRPEPRSFIDGEEFWLLGHSYRLQVVETSSPDVVFDGRLLLSITALPRAREVIIKWYKAKAREIFRQRVAEYGAIMGCQPTIIRITSPRRRWGSCGAGGGVNFNWKLVMAPLEVVDYLVVHELAHLKCHGHDREFWSMVKRYCPDYLERQRWLKDNGYRLEI; encoded by the coding sequence ATGACCCATAACGAAACCTTTCTGTTAATCCGCTCATCACGCCGGACGCTGGCTCTGGAAATCAAGCCGGATGCCTCGCTGGTAGTCCGGGCCCCCCGGCGGACGCCGTTGGACCAGGTGCGTTGCTTTGTGGAGAAGCATGCCGAGTGGATTGACCGTAAGCAGACCATAGCTTTGACGCGGCCTCGCCCGGAACCCCGGTCGTTCATTGACGGAGAAGAGTTCTGGTTGTTGGGACACAGCTACCGGCTTCAGGTGGTTGAGACATCATCCCCGGACGTTGTTTTTGACGGACGCCTGCTGCTTTCAATTACCGCACTGCCGCGGGCCCGGGAAGTTATTATCAAATGGTACAAGGCTAAAGCGCGAGAAATATTTAGACAGCGGGTGGCTGAATACGGCGCCATTATGGGCTGTCAGCCGACGATTATTCGTATCACCAGTCCGCGTCGGCGGTGGGGATCCTGCGGGGCGGGCGGGGGGGTGAACTTCAACTGGAAGCTGGTTATGGCGCCGCTTGAAGTGGTTGATTATCTGGTGGTGCACGAACTGGCGCATTTGAAGTGCCACGGGCATGACCGTGAATTCTGGTCTATGGTTAAGCGGTACTGTCCGGATTATTTGGAGCGCCAACGCTGGCTTAAGGATAACGGTTACCGGTTGGAGATATAA
- a CDS encoding DegV family protein: protein MAVRVVTDSTADLPPAILSELGIIAVPLYVLFGEQVYKDGIGITQDEFYARLPVDPIHPNTSQPSPQDFLEVYEKLAAEGDDQIISIHISKKLSGTCDSAMQAKQMLEGKASVEVVDSVSVSMGLGLLALMAGCMAKEGRSLAEIKAAVEKAVPEIHVLALFDTLKYLAAGGRIGKAKALVGSMLNVKPVLIVKDGEMQPAGQVRSRVKGIERLVEWAGSFKDIADMSVGHTTTPEEMDKLAGLLAGTFTQDQIIKARLGAVLGTHAGPGTLFVALRTAG from the coding sequence ATGGCCGTCAGGGTAGTAACCGACTCCACCGCCGACCTGCCCCCCGCAATTCTGTCAGAACTCGGTATCATTGCCGTCCCGTTGTATGTTCTCTTCGGTGAACAGGTTTATAAGGACGGGATTGGTATCACCCAGGATGAATTTTATGCCCGGTTACCGGTCGATCCTATTCATCCCAACACCTCACAGCCGTCGCCCCAGGATTTTCTGGAGGTGTATGAAAAGCTGGCTGCTGAGGGCGATGACCAAATTATCTCCATCCACATATCCAAGAAACTAAGCGGTACCTGCGATTCCGCCATGCAGGCTAAACAGATGCTGGAGGGCAAAGCCTCGGTTGAAGTGGTTGATTCCGTGTCAGTGAGCATGGGCTTGGGACTGTTGGCGTTGATGGCCGGGTGTATGGCTAAAGAAGGCCGCAGCCTGGCGGAAATTAAAGCGGCCGTGGAAAAGGCGGTCCCTGAGATTCACGTTCTAGCCTTGTTTGATACCTTGAAATATCTGGCCGCCGGCGGTCGTATCGGTAAGGCCAAGGCACTGGTGGGTTCCATGCTTAATGTGAAACCGGTGCTGATTGTCAAAGATGGCGAAATGCAACCGGCCGGTCAGGTTCGCAGTCGGGTTAAGGGCATCGAGCGGCTGGTGGAGTGGGCCGGCAGTTTCAAAGATATTGCCGATATGTCCGTTGGGCATACCACGACTCCGGAAGAAATGGACAAACTGGCCGGGCTGTTGGCTGGTACTTTTACTCAGGACCAGATTATCAAAGCGCGTCTGGGTGCCGTGCTGGGGACTCACGCCGGCCCTGGCACCCTGTTTGTAGCCTTGCGTACCGCCGGCTGA